GCGTTGCCACCGACAACGGGGCCGGCGATCAAGCCGCCTCCGCCCGGGCAGCCGTTCAGGTGATGGACTCGGTCACGGGTTCACCGCTCACAGGCTTACCGCCGACAGCCACGTCCGACCTGGTCGCGGGCCGCCCGCGCCCCGCCAGCCGGCACCCCACGCACCCGGGGTGCCCCTGCCGCGCGCCGAGGTCCCTGACCCGCAGTCCCCACTCCGAGGCCGGCCGTCGCCCGGGCGGCTTGCCCCATCCGGCGAGATGGAGCACCCAGGTGACCAGCACGCTCACGGCCACGACCGCCAGGCCGCCCCACTCCCCGAGGGCGTTGTCGGCGCAGACCCCCAGCCCGATGCCCACCACCCCCGCGGTGGCGATCCCGAATCCGATCCAGCC
This portion of the Streptomyces mirabilis genome encodes:
- a CDS encoding HGxxPAAW family protein, which gives rise to MSKHDEGHTLAGWIGFGIATAGVVGIGLGVCADNALGEWGGLAVVAVSVLVTWVLHLAGWGKPPGRRPASEWGLRVRDLGARQGHPGCVGCRLAGRGRPATRSDVAVGGKPVSGEPVTESIT